A part of Loxodonta africana isolate mLoxAfr1 chromosome 11, mLoxAfr1.hap2, whole genome shotgun sequence genomic DNA contains:
- the CBLN2 gene encoding cerebellin-2 → MPALGRCRRAPLSMAVRRGALRAPAAGVPGLGAALALLLLLLPAGCPVRAQNDTEPIVLEGKCLVVCDSSPSADGAVTSSLGISVRSGSAKVAFSATRSTNHEPSEMSNRTMTIYFDQVLVNIGNHFDLASSIFVAPRKGIYSFSFHVVKVYNRQTIQVSLMQNGYPVISAFAGDQDVTREAASNGVLLLMEREDKVHLKLERGNLMGGWKYSTFSGFLVFPL, encoded by the exons ATGCCGGCGCTGGGCAGGTGCCGCCGCGCGCCGCTGAGTATGGCCGTGCGCCGGGGGGCGCTGCGCGCGCCGGCCGCCGGGGTCCCGGGCCTGGGGGCGGCGCTggccctgctgctgctgctactgccgGCCGGCTGCCCGGTGCGCGCTCAGAACGACACGGAGCCCATCGTCCTAGAGGGCAAGTGCCTGGTGGTGTGCGACTCGAGCCCGTCAGCCGATGGCGCCGTCACCTCCTCGCTGGGCATCTCCGTGCGCTCGGGCAGCGCCAAGGTGGCCTTCTCTGCCACGCGCAGCACTAACCACGAGCCATCTGAGATGAGCAACCGCACCATGACCATCTATTTCGATCAG GTCTTAGTAAATATTGGCAACCATTTCGATCTTGCCTCCAGCATATTTGTAGCACCGAGAAAAGGGATCTATAGTTTCAGCTTCCACGTGGTCAAAGTATATAATAGACAGACCATCCAG GTCAGTTTAATGCAGAATGGCTACCCAGTGATCTCCGCATTTGCAGGAGACCAGGACGTCACCCGGGAAGCAGCCAGCAATGGCGTCCTGCTGCTCATGGAAAGGGAAGACAAAGTGCATCTCAAACTGGAGAGGGGCAACCTCATGGGAGGGTGGAAATATTCCACCTTCTCCGGCTTCTTGGTCTTTCCTTTATAA